In Necator americanus strain Aroian chromosome IV, whole genome shotgun sequence, the following proteins share a genomic window:
- a CDS encoding hypothetical protein (NECATOR_CHRIV.G13359.T1) produces the protein MRKLEWDYMGVKVDGRQLHHLRFADDIVLVTPSISQAERMLTEFDETCGCIGLQLNLQKTMFIRNEWVSDASFTLNGTNISECTSYVYLGRELNMMNDLTPELGRRRRAAWGAYKSIEDVVKKTRNTRLRAHLFNTTALPGLTCASETWAFRKQEENAVSVIERAVERVMLGVSRSTQVRDGIRSSPLRQRSKIRDAAAFAKESKIRWAGHVMRFNDNRWTRAVSDWVPHDIKRTTGRRPTRWSDFFTKSFKEKYDALRVPRERRNHWATLARDRDKWKNYWCPLDQFEDQRESR, from the coding sequence atgcgaaagttggaatgggactacatgggagtgaaggttgatggtcggcagctacaccatttgcgctttgctgatgacatcgtactggtaacacctagcatcagccaagcggaacgaatgctgaccgaattcgacgaaacatgtggatgcatcggtcttcagctgaatctacaaaagacgatgttcatacGGAACgaatgggtctcggatgcctcattcacgctcaacggaacgaacatatccgaatgcaccagctacgtttatctgggtcgggaactgaacatgatgaacgacctgacccccgagctgggcaggaggagacgagcggcttggggagcgtacaagagcatcgaggatgtagtgaagaagaccaggaacacccggctccgtgctcacctcttcaacaccaccgcaCTTCCTGGTTTGACCtgtgcttcggaaacctgggcatttcgcaagcaggaagaaaacgcggtgagcgttaTTGAACGCgcagttgagagagtgatgctaggagtatcccgttccacgcaagtgagggacgggattcgaagttctcccctacgtcaacgatcgaagattagagacgccgccgcgtttgccaaggaaagtaaaataaggtgggccggacacgtgatgcgctttaatgacaaccgttggaccagagccgtgagcgactgggttccccacgatattaagcgcactacaggaagacggccgacccgatggtcagatttcttcacgaaatctttcaaagaaaaatatgatgctcttcgtgtcccacgcgaaaggaggaaccactgggctactctggcacgcgatcgggacaaatggaagaattactggtgcccgctcgaccagttcgaagatcaacgggagtcaaggtga